A stretch of the Diprion similis isolate iyDipSimi1 chromosome 14, iyDipSimi1.1, whole genome shotgun sequence genome encodes the following:
- the LOC124414420 gene encoding uncharacterized protein LOC124414420 — MEEIIRIQKPVTFDESIAHSEVHAHQPFASSTFGNNDEIRISVQNQNECVLPEKSSMHIHGKVTKEDYSRVAATKLVNMAVCHMFEKIRYELNGVEIDRNKNVGITSIMKGYLSLTPGQQRGLENTGWLSVADINLADDAGNFDVVIPLRYLLGFAEDYCRVVVNAKHELILTRANTDLIAVLQTNTTEKFKITLKKVEWLLPYIKLADKPKIQLLNYIAKDSAIPMSFRSWETYVYPMLPSTTRHDWAVKTSTQLEKPRYVIMGFQTARKNEALKNASEFDHCRIRDVKLFLNSQCYPYGNLNLDISNNQYAILYDMYVQFQTSYYNKEAEPLLSKNQRIILHLTLHRLSGLTANELTLDPQSYIMNPRVYVLQTKKKRYRRAVLMLTKCRYLGLLATCQAQMRNKKNEIHKCLKLLNIMESAYKILKKSSSTTEIQKWMTFGT, encoded by the exons ATGGaggaaataataagaatacagAAACCCGTGACATTCGACGAATCGATCGCACACTCTGAGGTTCACGCTCACCAGCCATTTGCATCATCGACCTTTGGGAAtaacgatgaaattcgaatttccgtTCAAAATCAGAACGAGTGCGTGCTACCGGAAAAAAGCTCCATGCACATTCACGGGAAAGTTACAAAAGAAGATTATTCTAGGGTGGCCGCTACAAAATTGGTCAACATGGCTGTTTGCCAtatgtttgagaaaattcgGTACGAGTTGAACGGTGTGGAAattgatcgaaataaaaatgtgggcATCACCAGCATCATGAAGGGATACTTATCCCTCACCCCAGGACAACAGCGCGGCTTGGAGAACACCGGTTGGCTGAGCGTTGCCGATATCAACCTGGCCGATGATGCTGgaaattttgatgtcgttATACCGCTGCGTTATCTGCTGGGATTCGCCGAGGATTATTGCCGAGTCGTCGTTAATGCCAAACATGAGTTGATTCTCACACGCGCTAACACCGATTTAATTGCTGTACTTCAGACAAACACTACCGAGAAGTTTAAAATTACCCTCAAAAAAGTCGAGTGGCTGCTGCCCTACATCAAACTAGCCGACAAGCCGAAAATCCAGCTACTCAACTACATCGCCAAGGACTCGGCCATTCCCATGAGTTTTCGTTCTTGGGAAACGTACGTGTATCCGATGCTGCCATCAACGACGCGGCATGACTGGGCGGTCAAGACATCGACACAGCTGGAGAAGCCTAGATACGTCATAATGGGATTCCAAACTGCAAGGAAAAACGAGGCATTGAAAAATGCTAGCGAATTCGATCATTGTAGAATAAGAGATGTGAAACTCTTTCTCAACTCACAGTGTTACCCCTATGGGAATTTAAATCTAGATATTTCCAATAATCAATACGCCATTCTGTACGATATGTATGTCCAGTTTCAAACATCCTACTACAACAAGGAAGCCGAACCTCTGCTTTcgaaaa ATCAACGCATAATACTTCACTTGACACTTCACCGTCTCTCAGGTTTGACTGCCAATGAGCTGACCCTGGACCCGCAATCTTATATAATGAACCCTCGTGTTTATGTTTTGCAGACGAAAAAAAAGCGATATCGTAGAGCGGTCCTCATGCTCACCAAATGCCGCTACCTCGGTTTAC TTGCAACTTGTCAAGCGCaaatgagaaataagaaaaatgaaatccacaaatgtttgaaattgctTAACATCATGGAATCTGCTtacaaaatcttgaaaaaatcatcgtcaacaacagaaattcaaaaatggatGACATTTGGGACATAA